One window from the genome of Pieris napi chromosome 12, ilPieNapi1.2, whole genome shotgun sequence encodes:
- the LOC125054379 gene encoding protein TRC8 homolog — protein sequence MSLRSKALALVEVLLRVPPLFVVDEFLKISLGLPVSTGEEVSVLSNVTDDHVDISDAEAIYYDANFYNAFFFIFLKFLVCCLGCMSALCIFVLCTKHLIIVYLYLMSLGIVFISYWTNVSAIKQIQALTLSAATTQPCASILEDILNLNLKNLLDLDGPGILVIQNFAIQFTLSVIFRNVHLGPRQQTVQKLLPIAFMAPSFLAMLPVPPHLLHHSPVFSVLLPLCLVKYVLWSSAYDVIQVIYAGYQHGRLFVSNFGLSALVETEWIRLNIPCVLRVFWVLRVAEHAMLLLMENYDEDSDEGLKVSTLLAVQSVASMAKSLLVTGCETITAVLGMTSVISFFCHYIGSFFQWILLTDEEEDKSIGTVSAILFYILALQTGLTTLNPEKRFVRLCRNFCLLFTALLHFLHNIVNPMLMSLSASHNPSTHRHVRALGVCAFLITFPISLLVYLWSQHTISTWLLAVSAFSIEVIVKVIVSLMIYSLFLIDAYRSTFWEQLDDYVYYIRAFGNTIEFCFGIFLFFNGAWILLFESGGAIRAVMMCIHAYFNIWCEARAGWSVFMKRRTAVNKINSLREASVQQLDRLDDVCAICYQEMHSAKITRCNHFFHGVCLRKWLYVQDRCPLCHDILYKIDNDPTKDNNSEASNEDNSNQNILLDDEDPDLLLGEGVR from the exons ATGTCGTTGCGGTCGAAGGCCCTAGCGCTGGTGGAAGTGTTGCTACGGGTACCGCCGCTGTTTGTTGTCGATGAGTTCCTCAAGATCAGCTTGGGCCTGCCCGTGTCCACCGGCGAAGAAGTGTCCGTCCTTTCCAACGTCACTGACGACCACGTCGATATTTCGGATGCAGAGGCTATCTATTACGACGCCAATTTCTACAACGCGTTTTTCTTCATATTCCTAAAATTTCTCGTCTGCTGTTTAG GATGTATGTCAGCCCTCTGCATTTTCGTGTTGTGCACGAAACACCTGATTATAGTGTACCTCTACTTGATGTCCCTCGGTATTGTCTTCATCTCCTACTGGACTAATGTATCTGCTATCAAGCAAATCCAGGCACTGACCTTATCTGCGGCAACCACTCAACCCTGTGCGAGTATTCTCGAAGATATTCTCAACCTAAACCTCAAGAACCTACTTGACCTCGATGGCCCAGGTATCCTGGTCATACAAAACTTCGCGATACAGTTCACCCTATCAGTTATCTTCAGAAATGTTCACCTCGGACCGCGCCAACAGACAGTCCAGAAGTTATTACCGATCGCGTTCATGGCACCATCATTTTTGGCAATGCTCCCAGTACCTCCTCATCTTTTACATCATTCCCCAGTGTTCTCAGTGCTTTTACCTCTGTGTCTAGTCAAATATGTCCTTTGGTCATCAGCTTATGACGTCATACAAGTAATCTACGCTGGGTATCAACATGGGCGGCTATTTGTAAGCAACTTCGGGCTATCTGCTCTTGTGGAAACTGAATGGATTCGTTTAAATATTCCTTGTGTACTGAGAGTGTTTTGGGTGCTGAGAGTTGCGGAACATGCTATGTTACTTCTCATGGAAAACTACGATGAAGACAGCGATGAAGGATTAAAAGTCTCCACATTACTAGCGGTCCAGTCTGTCGCCTCGATGGCTAAATCTTTGCTAGTAACAGGATGTGAGACTATCACCGCCGTTCTCGGCATGACCTCCGTTATCTCCTTCTTCTGTCATTATATCGGGAGCTTCTTCCAGTGGATCCTGCTGACAGATGAAGAAGAAGACAAGAGTATAGGAACTGTGTCTGCTATCCTTTTCTATATACTCGCCTTGCAGACTGGTTTGACAACTTTGAATCCCGAGAAGCGATTCGTAAGATTATGCCGAAATTTCTGTTTGCTGTTCACGGCCCTGTTACACTTCTTGCACAATATTGTTAACCCTATGTTAATGTCGCTAAGCGCTTCGCACAACCCTAGCACCCACCGGCACGTGAGAGCATTAGGCGTTTGCGCCTTTCTAATAACGTTCCCGATCTCATTACTAGTATATCTATGGTCACAGCACACGATTTCTACCTGGCTTTTGGCCGTCAGCGCTTTTAGCATCGAAGTTATCGTGAAAGTAATAGTTAGCCTCATGATATACTCCCTATTTTTAATAGACGCATACAGAAGTACATTCTGGGAACAGTTGGACGATTATGTTTATTACATACGCGCGTTCGGGAACACAATAGAGTTTTGCTTTGGAATCTTCTTGTTCTTTAATGGCGCTTGGATTCTGCTGTTCGAATCTGGAGGAGCGATTCGAGCGGTCATGATGTGTATTCACGCCTACTTCAATATTTGGTGTGAAGCGCGCGCCGGTTGGTCGGTATTTATGAAACGACGAACGGCAGTTAATAAGATAAACTCGCTAAGAGAGGCTTCAGTACAGCAGCTCGATCGTTTGGATGACGTGTGCGCCATCTGCTACCAGGAGATGCACTCGGCCAAAATTACGCGTTGCAATCACTTCTTCCATGGAGTTTGCCTAAGAAAGTGGCTCTATGTGCAGGACCGCTGTCCGCTTTGCCATGACATTCTTTATAAGATAGACAATGATCCGACCAAGGACAACAATTCAGAGGCTAGCAATGAAGATAACAGTAATCAGAACATTCTCTTGGACGACGAAGATCCCGATCTCTTGCTTGGTGAAGGTGTAAGATGA
- the LOC125054380 gene encoding F-box/LRR-repeat protein 2 isoform X1, translating into MDIPTDVWGQLALEASQVYLTEGGMRSPFANTTIEKLPDKVLLNIFCYLTHREICRMATVCKRWRMVAYDTRLWTHVSLRPEISGLHVGSLESLLALISIRFGPSLRYIELPIELITHTVLHELAAKCPNLTHMLLDFSTAMQLHDFSEMQAFPTKLRYLCICLSEVIFMEGFMRKIYNFINGLEILHLIGTYEKVEEEEEEIYEVINVHKLKSATPNLRVINLYGINFVDDSHIDAFSSNCIQLECLAVNYCNKVTGSTMKTLFQRSRRLTCLLMNGCSLQSEYVMQVEWEKSSIQELDVTATDLSTECLIDMLSRIPNLRFLSAGQINGFNDSVLKAWLEAGTTRSLLALDVDSSDNLSDDALHRFLSRVGAQLSGLVLSGMPHITDQLWQSVLQLLTNAKILIMGTQERLGVNIHVDQLMDGIANSCPNLERLELRWDPENLRFSDKSQKAIDVLRVKCLKLKSLVLSDGRYYEIVKANFERADRTTVVRTSTNCRVSNYYLLSNYKDLIFN; encoded by the exons ATGGATATACCAACAGATGTTTGGGGACAGCTGGCCCTCGAGGCCAGCCAGGTATATTTGACTGAAGGTGGAATGAGGAGTCCCTTTGCTAATACG ACTATAGAAAAGCTGCCAGATAAAGTGTTGCTGAACATATTCTGCTACCTCACACATCGGGAAATATGTCGCATGGCCACCGTATGCAAACGTTGGCGAATGGTTGCATATGACACGCGATTGTGGACCCATGTCAGTTTGAGACCAGAGATTTCTGGTTTACACGTTG GCTCCCTAGAATCTCTCCTAGCATTGATTTCGATCAGATTCGGTCCATCTCTTCGCTACATCGAACTCCCGATTGAGCTGATAACCCACACAGTACTCCATGAGTTAGCTGCCAAATGCCCCAATCTGACTCATATGCTACTGGACTTCAGTACTG CGATGCAACTCCATGACTTCTCAGAGATGCAGGCGTTTCCTACGAAGCTGCGTTACCTCTGCATCTGCCTGTCAGAAGTCATCTTCATGGAAGGCTTCATGAggaagatttataattttatcaacGGCCTGGAGATATTGCACCTCATTG GCACGTACGAGAAGGTAGAAGAAGAAGAGGAGGAGATCTACGAAGTAATCAACGTACACAAACTCAAGTCGGCCACGCCCAACCTGCGCGTGATTAATTTGTATGGGATCAATTTTGTGGACGATTCGCATATTGATGCTTTCAGCTCTAACTGTATCCAG TTAGAATGTCTAGCAGTGAATTACTGCAATAAGGTAACGGGTTCCACTATGAAGACTCTGTTCCAAAGGTCACGAAGACTCACCTGCTTACTTATGAATGGATGCA GTCTTCAATCAGAATACGTGATGCAGGTGGAGTGGGAAAAGTCTTCGATCCAGGAGTTGGATGTGACAGCTACGGATTTGTCAACTGAATGTTTAATCGACATGCTTAGCAGGATCCCGAACCTTCGATTCCTAAGTGCAGGTCAAATTAATGGGTTCAATGACTCCGTGTTAAAGGCTTGGCTGGAGGCTGGTACTACAAG GAGTCTTTTAGCCCTGGATGTGGACTCGTCTGACAACTTGTCGGATGACGCGTTGCATCGCTTCCTGTCTCGTGTTGGGGCACAACTGTCGGGTCTGGTGCTAAGTGGGATGCCCCATATCACTGATCAGCTATGGCAGAGTGTTCTTCAGCTTCTTACTAATGCTAA gATACTAATAATGGGTACACAGGAAAGACTCGGTGTCAACATTCACGTGGACCAG ttaatggACGGCATTGCCAATAGCTGCCCCAACTTAGAGCGGCTGGAGCTGCGCTGGGATCCTGAAAACCTACGTTTTAGTGACAAGAGTCAGAAGGCAATCGATGTTTTGCGTGTGAAATGTCTTAAACTCAAGAGTCTTGTGCTAAG tgaTGGCCGCTACTACGAGATCGTGAAAGCAAACTTTGAGCGCGCGGATCGTACCACCGTCGTTCGGACGTCTACCAACTGCCGTGTTTCCAATTATTACCTCTTGTCTAATTATAAAgatcttatatttaattaa
- the LOC125054380 gene encoding F-box/LRR-repeat protein 2 isoform X2 codes for MDSWGILNVDSAAAIISRDDTGASFRRKNVTIEKLPDKVLLNIFCYLTHREICRMATVCKRWRMVAYDTRLWTHVSLRPEISGLHVGSLESLLALISIRFGPSLRYIELPIELITHTVLHELAAKCPNLTHMLLDFSTAMQLHDFSEMQAFPTKLRYLCICLSEVIFMEGFMRKIYNFINGLEILHLIGTYEKVEEEEEEIYEVINVHKLKSATPNLRVINLYGINFVDDSHIDAFSSNCIQLECLAVNYCNKVTGSTMKTLFQRSRRLTCLLMNGCSLQSEYVMQVEWEKSSIQELDVTATDLSTECLIDMLSRIPNLRFLSAGQINGFNDSVLKAWLEAGTTRSLLALDVDSSDNLSDDALHRFLSRVGAQLSGLVLSGMPHITDQLWQSVLQLLTNAKILIMGTQERLGVNIHVDQLMDGIANSCPNLERLELRWDPENLRFSDKSQKAIDVLRVKCLKLKSLVLSDGRYYEIVKANFERADRTTVVRTSTNCRVSNYYLLSNYKDLIFN; via the exons ATGGATTCCTGGGGTATATTGAATGTGGACAGTGCAGCAGCTATCATCTCGAGAGATGATACGGGCGCCAGTTTCCGCCGGAAGAATgtg ACTATAGAAAAGCTGCCAGATAAAGTGTTGCTGAACATATTCTGCTACCTCACACATCGGGAAATATGTCGCATGGCCACCGTATGCAAACGTTGGCGAATGGTTGCATATGACACGCGATTGTGGACCCATGTCAGTTTGAGACCAGAGATTTCTGGTTTACACGTTG GCTCCCTAGAATCTCTCCTAGCATTGATTTCGATCAGATTCGGTCCATCTCTTCGCTACATCGAACTCCCGATTGAGCTGATAACCCACACAGTACTCCATGAGTTAGCTGCCAAATGCCCCAATCTGACTCATATGCTACTGGACTTCAGTACTG CGATGCAACTCCATGACTTCTCAGAGATGCAGGCGTTTCCTACGAAGCTGCGTTACCTCTGCATCTGCCTGTCAGAAGTCATCTTCATGGAAGGCTTCATGAggaagatttataattttatcaacGGCCTGGAGATATTGCACCTCATTG GCACGTACGAGAAGGTAGAAGAAGAAGAGGAGGAGATCTACGAAGTAATCAACGTACACAAACTCAAGTCGGCCACGCCCAACCTGCGCGTGATTAATTTGTATGGGATCAATTTTGTGGACGATTCGCATATTGATGCTTTCAGCTCTAACTGTATCCAG TTAGAATGTCTAGCAGTGAATTACTGCAATAAGGTAACGGGTTCCACTATGAAGACTCTGTTCCAAAGGTCACGAAGACTCACCTGCTTACTTATGAATGGATGCA GTCTTCAATCAGAATACGTGATGCAGGTGGAGTGGGAAAAGTCTTCGATCCAGGAGTTGGATGTGACAGCTACGGATTTGTCAACTGAATGTTTAATCGACATGCTTAGCAGGATCCCGAACCTTCGATTCCTAAGTGCAGGTCAAATTAATGGGTTCAATGACTCCGTGTTAAAGGCTTGGCTGGAGGCTGGTACTACAAG GAGTCTTTTAGCCCTGGATGTGGACTCGTCTGACAACTTGTCGGATGACGCGTTGCATCGCTTCCTGTCTCGTGTTGGGGCACAACTGTCGGGTCTGGTGCTAAGTGGGATGCCCCATATCACTGATCAGCTATGGCAGAGTGTTCTTCAGCTTCTTACTAATGCTAA gATACTAATAATGGGTACACAGGAAAGACTCGGTGTCAACATTCACGTGGACCAG ttaatggACGGCATTGCCAATAGCTGCCCCAACTTAGAGCGGCTGGAGCTGCGCTGGGATCCTGAAAACCTACGTTTTAGTGACAAGAGTCAGAAGGCAATCGATGTTTTGCGTGTGAAATGTCTTAAACTCAAGAGTCTTGTGCTAAG tgaTGGCCGCTACTACGAGATCGTGAAAGCAAACTTTGAGCGCGCGGATCGTACCACCGTCGTTCGGACGTCTACCAACTGCCGTGTTTCCAATTATTACCTCTTGTCTAATTATAAAgatcttatatttaattaa
- the LOC125054380 gene encoding F-box/LRR-repeat protein 2 isoform X3 codes for MEDTSTGYPVIPLRRKKSQTIEKLPDKVLLNIFCYLTHREICRMATVCKRWRMVAYDTRLWTHVSLRPEISGLHVGSLESLLALISIRFGPSLRYIELPIELITHTVLHELAAKCPNLTHMLLDFSTAMQLHDFSEMQAFPTKLRYLCICLSEVIFMEGFMRKIYNFINGLEILHLIGTYEKVEEEEEEIYEVINVHKLKSATPNLRVINLYGINFVDDSHIDAFSSNCIQLECLAVNYCNKVTGSTMKTLFQRSRRLTCLLMNGCSLQSEYVMQVEWEKSSIQELDVTATDLSTECLIDMLSRIPNLRFLSAGQINGFNDSVLKAWLEAGTTRSLLALDVDSSDNLSDDALHRFLSRVGAQLSGLVLSGMPHITDQLWQSVLQLLTNAKILIMGTQERLGVNIHVDQLMDGIANSCPNLERLELRWDPENLRFSDKSQKAIDVLRVKCLKLKSLVLSDGRYYEIVKANFERADRTTVVRTSTNCRVSNYYLLSNYKDLIFN; via the exons ATGGAGGATACGAGTACTGGATATCCCGTTATACCGCTTAGGAGGAAAAAGAGCCAA ACTATAGAAAAGCTGCCAGATAAAGTGTTGCTGAACATATTCTGCTACCTCACACATCGGGAAATATGTCGCATGGCCACCGTATGCAAACGTTGGCGAATGGTTGCATATGACACGCGATTGTGGACCCATGTCAGTTTGAGACCAGAGATTTCTGGTTTACACGTTG GCTCCCTAGAATCTCTCCTAGCATTGATTTCGATCAGATTCGGTCCATCTCTTCGCTACATCGAACTCCCGATTGAGCTGATAACCCACACAGTACTCCATGAGTTAGCTGCCAAATGCCCCAATCTGACTCATATGCTACTGGACTTCAGTACTG CGATGCAACTCCATGACTTCTCAGAGATGCAGGCGTTTCCTACGAAGCTGCGTTACCTCTGCATCTGCCTGTCAGAAGTCATCTTCATGGAAGGCTTCATGAggaagatttataattttatcaacGGCCTGGAGATATTGCACCTCATTG GCACGTACGAGAAGGTAGAAGAAGAAGAGGAGGAGATCTACGAAGTAATCAACGTACACAAACTCAAGTCGGCCACGCCCAACCTGCGCGTGATTAATTTGTATGGGATCAATTTTGTGGACGATTCGCATATTGATGCTTTCAGCTCTAACTGTATCCAG TTAGAATGTCTAGCAGTGAATTACTGCAATAAGGTAACGGGTTCCACTATGAAGACTCTGTTCCAAAGGTCACGAAGACTCACCTGCTTACTTATGAATGGATGCA GTCTTCAATCAGAATACGTGATGCAGGTGGAGTGGGAAAAGTCTTCGATCCAGGAGTTGGATGTGACAGCTACGGATTTGTCAACTGAATGTTTAATCGACATGCTTAGCAGGATCCCGAACCTTCGATTCCTAAGTGCAGGTCAAATTAATGGGTTCAATGACTCCGTGTTAAAGGCTTGGCTGGAGGCTGGTACTACAAG GAGTCTTTTAGCCCTGGATGTGGACTCGTCTGACAACTTGTCGGATGACGCGTTGCATCGCTTCCTGTCTCGTGTTGGGGCACAACTGTCGGGTCTGGTGCTAAGTGGGATGCCCCATATCACTGATCAGCTATGGCAGAGTGTTCTTCAGCTTCTTACTAATGCTAA gATACTAATAATGGGTACACAGGAAAGACTCGGTGTCAACATTCACGTGGACCAG ttaatggACGGCATTGCCAATAGCTGCCCCAACTTAGAGCGGCTGGAGCTGCGCTGGGATCCTGAAAACCTACGTTTTAGTGACAAGAGTCAGAAGGCAATCGATGTTTTGCGTGTGAAATGTCTTAAACTCAAGAGTCTTGTGCTAAG tgaTGGCCGCTACTACGAGATCGTGAAAGCAAACTTTGAGCGCGCGGATCGTACCACCGTCGTTCGGACGTCTACCAACTGCCGTGTTTCCAATTATTACCTCTTGTCTAATTATAAAgatcttatatttaattaa